A window from Moritella yayanosii encodes these proteins:
- the accA gene encoding acetyl-CoA carboxylase carboxyl transferase subunit alpha, producing MAINFLDFEQPIAELQAQINELKLVTNNTDDVDLQDEIFRLEKKNAELTTKIFSNLKPWDVAKMARHPQRPYTLDYIEHVFTDFDELAGDRAFADDKAMVGGTARLDGMPVMIIGQQKGRDTKEKLRRNFGMPRPEGYRKALRLMKMAEKFNMPIITFIDTPGAYPGVGAEERGQSEAIARNLKEMAGLTVPIVCTVIGEGGSGGALAIGVGDRVNMLQYSTYSVISPEGCASILWKSADKAPLAAEAMGITAERLKSLDLIHTVISEPLGGAHRDIPLMAANLKERLKADLAELTPLGHEILLEQRYERLMSFGM from the coding sequence ATGGCCATAAATTTTTTAGATTTTGAACAGCCGATTGCAGAATTGCAGGCTCAGATCAATGAATTAAAACTTGTGACTAACAATACTGATGATGTTGATCTACAAGATGAAATATTTCGTTTAGAAAAGAAGAATGCAGAACTAACCACCAAAATATTCAGTAATTTGAAACCTTGGGATGTCGCTAAGATGGCGCGTCATCCACAGCGTCCTTATACCCTTGATTATATCGAGCATGTGTTTACCGATTTCGATGAACTTGCTGGTGATCGTGCGTTTGCGGATGATAAAGCCATGGTTGGCGGTACTGCGCGTTTAGATGGCATGCCAGTAATGATCATTGGCCAGCAAAAAGGCCGTGATACCAAGGAAAAATTAAGACGTAACTTTGGTATGCCGCGTCCAGAGGGTTACCGTAAAGCCTTGCGTTTAATGAAAATGGCTGAAAAATTCAACATGCCAATCATTACCTTTATTGATACCCCAGGTGCTTATCCTGGTGTTGGTGCTGAAGAACGTGGTCAAAGTGAAGCGATTGCACGTAACTTAAAAGAAATGGCTGGGCTTACAGTACCGATTGTTTGTACTGTGATTGGCGAAGGTGGTTCGGGTGGTGCATTGGCGATTGGTGTGGGTGATCGCGTTAATATGTTGCAGTACAGTACTTATTCGGTGATCTCACCAGAAGGTTGTGCGTCAATCTTATGGAAATCTGCTGATAAAGCCCCTTTAGCTGCGGAAGCAATGGGCATCACTGCTGAGCGACTCAAGAGTTTAGATTTGATTCATACCGTGATCTCAGAACCACTCGGTGGCGCACATCGAGATATACCTTTAATGGCTGCTAATTTGAAAGAGCGCCTTAAAGCGGATCTTGCTGAGCTGACCCCGCTCGGGCATGAAATATTGTTAGAGCAACGTTATGAGCGTCTAATGTCATTTGGTATGTAA
- a CDS encoding threonine/serine exporter family protein has translation MSELLLMLVDDAVFAGIAAFGFALLFNVPRQALLACVLFAASAHAIRSLLLHVNVPIEWASFIAATLLGLATVPWSRKVVIPRPVVTVAAIIPMIPGVYAYNTMTGLMTLHHQGYNAALQQQIVENGLLTIFILIGLSFGLAIAPVLVYRNQPIV, from the coding sequence ATGAGTGAACTATTACTGATGCTGGTGGATGATGCGGTGTTTGCGGGTATCGCTGCATTTGGCTTTGCACTGTTATTCAATGTGCCCAGGCAAGCACTTTTGGCCTGTGTGTTATTTGCCGCCAGTGCCCATGCGATACGCTCACTGTTATTACACGTAAACGTGCCGATTGAGTGGGCATCATTCATTGCTGCGACCTTACTGGGGCTGGCAACTGTGCCTTGGTCTCGGAAAGTGGTGATCCCACGGCCTGTGGTGACGGTTGCAGCTATTATTCCGATGATCCCTGGAGTGTATGCGTATAACACCATGACTGGGTTGATGACGTTACACCATCAAGGTTATAACGCTGCGTTACAGCAGCAAATTGTTGAAAATGGTTTACTGACTATTTTTATTTTGATTGGCTTAAGCTTTGGTCTAGCGATTGCGCCTGTGCTGGTGTACCGTAACCAGCCTATTGTTTGA
- a CDS encoding FecCD family ABC transporter permease — MFVNSRWPLLLPSVVLFFLVSMVVLSVSVGPMAISFVDSIKALLVDWVNWQSPVSTQHAIVVSHIRLPRTLLCLSIGAILGLTGAVMQGVFRNPLADPGIMGVSSGAALGAGLGIVIFADVMIDLPNWLQLSTVSFFAFTFALAVCLLVYKLGTSSQGSSVVVMLLAGVAISAIAGAGMGMLTYIADDQSLRDLSLWQMGSMAGSNWLSITLSSITLVFLLVVFMSSAQALNILLLGDAEAVHLGIDIVRLKRRLIFCCAIGLGITVSIAGMIGFIGLIIPHLVRLLVGPNHQRVLPLSAMLGALLLLLADILARTVMAPSELPVGIITALLGSPFFIIVLLQQRSKLGI, encoded by the coding sequence ATGTTTGTTAATAGCCGGTGGCCATTGTTGTTACCGAGTGTGGTGTTATTTTTTCTTGTGTCTATGGTGGTGTTGTCTGTCTCTGTGGGACCAATGGCGATCTCGTTTGTTGACAGTATCAAGGCATTATTGGTTGATTGGGTTAATTGGCAATCGCCAGTCAGCACTCAACACGCCATTGTGGTGAGCCATATTCGCTTACCTCGCACACTACTTTGTCTATCCATTGGCGCTATATTGGGTTTAACCGGTGCGGTGATGCAAGGCGTATTTCGTAATCCGCTCGCGGATCCTGGAATTATGGGCGTCAGCAGTGGTGCGGCACTGGGGGCGGGTTTAGGCATTGTTATTTTTGCCGACGTGATGATTGATTTACCGAATTGGTTACAGCTTAGTACGGTCTCTTTTTTTGCATTTACCTTTGCATTAGCGGTTTGTTTACTGGTCTACAAATTAGGGACCAGTAGCCAAGGCAGCTCTGTGGTGGTAATGCTGCTGGCCGGTGTGGCCATTAGTGCGATTGCTGGGGCCGGTATGGGGATGCTAACTTATATTGCCGATGATCAAAGCTTGCGTGATTTGAGTTTATGGCAAATGGGCTCAATGGCGGGCAGTAATTGGCTCAGTATTACTCTCAGTAGTATTACTCTGGTATTTTTGCTGGTGGTATTTATGTCATCAGCGCAAGCATTGAATATTCTATTACTGGGTGATGCAGAAGCTGTCCACCTCGGTATCGATATTGTACGTTTAAAACGTCGGTTAATCTTTTGTTGTGCGATAGGGCTAGGTATTACGGTATCGATTGCGGGCATGATCGGATTTATTGGTTTGATTATACCGCATCTGGTGCGTTTGTTAGTGGGGCCTAATCACCAACGTGTATTGCCATTATCGGCCATGTTAGGCGCATTATTGCTATTACTGGCCGATATATTAGCGCGTACCGTGATGGCGCCAAGCGAACTACCTGTGGGTATTATTACTGCGTTATTAGGCAGTCCTTTCTTTATTATTGTATTGTTACAACAACGATCTAAATTGGGGATATAA
- the tilS gene encoding tRNA lysidine(34) synthetase TilS codes for MITVVTNVDLFSTFQHVLQPLTLKPLQVVLAYSGGLDSHVLLHLLARYQHLYPQHAYLAVHVHHGLSDNADAWLGHCQQTAAALGINFIAEKVVLNVGRRESLEAQARTARYQAIAKHLNNGSLLLLGQHLDDQLETFLLQLKRGAGVKGLSAMAAQMPFSLQENCLIVRPLLTHPQQMLVDYASQAQLSWVEDESNNDQSYDRNFLRHQIIPSLKLRWPGIAHAVHRSAELCAEQQALADEIAEIDVVTCAHSFSGLNIAGLAKLSKIRRNNVMRFWLAAQYLPMPSRHHLDKVWLEVVNAADDANPQLRWQAGEFRRYQGVLYNQQQYAALKDVVITLEHTLSQRITLPDNIGTLHLQDLIQDTIHNKSGVDSSNAIGDNDSGCCVKAPLAHDKVTIRFRGEGTCHPVGRSGSRSIKKLYQEYQVAPWLRDRIPLIYYGEALVCAVGLWVCKGYEAQAGLYWHVTRER; via the coding sequence ATGATAACTGTGGTTACTAACGTCGATCTCTTCTCAACATTTCAGCACGTGTTACAGCCGTTAACGCTCAAACCTTTACAGGTCGTGCTTGCTTATAGCGGTGGCCTTGATTCTCATGTGTTATTGCATTTACTGGCTCGTTATCAGCACCTATATCCACAACATGCTTACCTTGCAGTGCATGTGCACCACGGTTTAAGTGACAATGCCGATGCTTGGTTAGGCCATTGTCAGCAAACTGCTGCGGCGTTAGGGATTAACTTTATCGCCGAAAAGGTGGTGCTTAATGTTGGCCGTCGAGAAAGTTTAGAAGCACAAGCGCGCACCGCCCGTTATCAAGCGATAGCAAAGCATCTTAATAATGGCTCGTTATTATTACTTGGCCAGCATCTTGATGATCAGCTTGAAACATTCTTGTTGCAGCTTAAGCGTGGTGCGGGTGTAAAAGGCTTGTCGGCAATGGCTGCACAGATGCCCTTTTCATTACAAGAAAACTGCCTAATAGTCCGTCCTTTACTGACTCATCCGCAGCAAATGTTAGTGGATTATGCCAGCCAAGCACAATTATCTTGGGTCGAAGACGAAAGCAATAATGACCAGAGCTATGATCGTAACTTCTTACGTCATCAAATTATTCCTAGCTTAAAACTGCGTTGGCCGGGTATTGCGCATGCCGTGCATCGCAGCGCCGAGCTCTGCGCCGAGCAGCAGGCATTAGCAGATGAAATTGCAGAAATAGATGTAGTGACTTGTGCGCATTCTTTTAGTGGATTAAATATTGCTGGATTAGCTAAATTATCAAAAATTCGCCGTAACAATGTCATGCGTTTTTGGCTTGCAGCTCAATACTTACCGATGCCAAGCCGTCACCATTTAGATAAAGTATGGTTAGAAGTAGTGAATGCCGCTGATGATGCCAATCCTCAATTGCGCTGGCAGGCCGGTGAGTTTCGCCGTTATCAAGGTGTGCTGTATAATCAGCAGCAATATGCAGCGTTAAAAGACGTCGTCATAACGCTTGAACATACCCTATCTCAACGTATTACATTACCTGACAATATTGGTACCTTACATTTACAGGATCTGATACAAGACACAATACACAACAAGAGTGGCGTTGATAGCAGCAATGCTATTGGCGATAATGATAGCGGTTGCTGTGTGAAAGCGCCGCTCGCACATGACAAGGTGACTATTCGTTTCCGCGGCGAAGGTACATGTCACCCCGTTGGACGTAGTGGCTCGCGTAGTATTAAAAAGTTATACCAAGAATATCAGGTCGCACCTTGGTTACGCGATCGTATCCCATTAATCTATTATGGCGAAGCGCTGGTGTGTGCGGTTGGGCTTTGGGTGTGTAAGGGCTACGAAGCGCAAGCAGGTTTATATTGGCATGTCACTCGTGAGCGATAG
- a CDS encoding heme/hemin ABC transporter substrate-binding protein, whose translation MNKVWISVGCFLLSFGSVAGDRIISAGAGVTELLIALDKQDDLVAVDLTSRFAAVAKLPVVGYHRQLSAEGLLSLAPDILIGSSEMGPQSTLDLLSQSGVNVMVLPTETTTKNLLDTITLLGDKLDRKSQAKQLIIKLDHDIKQLEANQQQIKTPKTMLFLLLNDKGTYTAAGRNTTAHSVMTLAGAVNPAAALNAYQALSAEAFLAMAPESILVSGRHWQKYQDIDTLIAAMPLLAQTPAGRNKAIYVIDGRALIGGLGLNSIEQAKQLQVKLYPYLSANLELELKN comes from the coding sequence ATGAATAAGGTTTGGATTAGCGTTGGTTGTTTTTTATTGTCATTCGGTAGTGTGGCCGGAGACCGTATCATTAGTGCGGGCGCTGGTGTTACTGAACTATTAATTGCCTTGGACAAACAAGATGATCTGGTTGCTGTCGATTTGACTAGTCGTTTTGCGGCGGTAGCTAAATTACCTGTGGTTGGTTATCACCGTCAACTGTCTGCAGAAGGATTATTATCATTAGCACCTGATATACTAATTGGTAGCAGTGAAATGGGCCCGCAATCAACGCTTGATCTATTATCCCAAAGTGGTGTTAATGTGATGGTACTCCCGACTGAAACAACCACAAAAAACCTGCTTGATACCATTACTTTACTCGGTGATAAATTAGATAGAAAATCACAAGCTAAGCAATTAATTATCAAGCTTGACCATGACATTAAGCAGTTAGAAGCAAATCAACAACAAATAAAAACACCTAAAACCATGCTGTTCTTACTGTTAAATGATAAAGGTACTTATACGGCGGCAGGCCGTAATACTACAGCGCACTCGGTAATGACATTAGCCGGCGCGGTTAATCCAGCCGCAGCGCTTAATGCTTACCAAGCATTATCCGCAGAAGCGTTCTTGGCAATGGCGCCAGAAAGTATCTTAGTCAGTGGCCGGCATTGGCAGAAATATCAAGATATCGATACCTTAATTGCGGCAATGCCATTATTAGCACAAACGCCTGCAGGTCGTAACAAAGCGATTTATGTCATTGATGGCCGAGCGCTAATCGGTGGCTTAGGCTTGAATAGTATTGAGCAGGCAAAACAGTTACAGGTTAAGTTATACCCGTATTTATCAGCAAATTTAGAGCTTGAATTAAAGAATTAA
- a CDS encoding threonine/serine exporter family protein produces the protein MNSGCNEHRVKHNVNISDEQQALITRVIVRAGQLLQAYNAESRIIEQTTERLGIAFGLDSVEIALTSKAIILTSRFGDNCITTTRTMKAHGIDMGIVCEVQRICILAEKQIYDVEQVKKRLDNLDVPKYNAVIVACFVALSCACFSHLFGGDSIVFICTWLTSFIAMRIRQWLTQLHHNLLTVFFITAFFATFIGSFASGFGWGNEPELIMITSVLQLVPGFPLINAVSDMVKGHITIGMARWMTATLLTLASALGIVLAVQLAQQGGWL, from the coding sequence ATGAATAGTGGATGTAATGAACACAGGGTTAAGCACAACGTAAATATTAGCGATGAACAGCAAGCATTGATTACACGTGTGATCGTGCGTGCCGGGCAGTTATTACAAGCTTATAACGCTGAAAGTCGAATTATAGAACAGACAACTGAACGTCTTGGTATAGCATTTGGGCTAGACAGCGTCGAAATTGCACTGACCTCTAAAGCCATCATTCTTACCTCTCGATTTGGCGACAACTGTATAACGACCACGCGTACGATGAAAGCCCATGGTATTGATATGGGGATCGTGTGTGAAGTTCAACGCATTTGTATCCTTGCCGAAAAGCAGATTTATGACGTCGAGCAGGTAAAAAAACGCTTAGATAACTTGGATGTGCCTAAATACAATGCCGTCATCGTCGCTTGTTTTGTGGCTTTGTCCTGTGCCTGCTTTAGTCACTTATTTGGTGGCGATAGTATTGTATTTATCTGCACTTGGTTAACCAGCTTTATTGCTATGCGTATTCGCCAATGGCTAACTCAATTACACCATAATTTACTCACCGTGTTTTTTATAACGGCATTTTTTGCAACCTTTATTGGTAGTTTCGCCAGCGGCTTTGGTTGGGGTAATGAACCTGAGCTGATCATGATCACCAGTGTGCTACAACTCGTGCCTGGTTTTCCATTAATTAATGCAGTATCAGATATGGTGAAAGGCCATATCACCATCGGTATGGCACGATGGATGACGGCAACGCTGTTAACGCTTGCTTCTGCACTCGGTATTGTCTTGGCGGTGCAGTTAGCGCAACAAGGAGGCTGGCTATGA
- the folA gene encoding type 3 dihydrofolate reductase → MIVSMIAALANNRVIGLDNKMPWHLPAELQLFKRATLGKPIVMGRNTFESIGRPLPGRLNIVLSRQTDYQPEGVTVVATLEDAVVAAGDVEELMIIGGATIYNQYLAAADRLYLTHIELTIEGDTWFPDYEQYHWQEIEHESYAADDKNPHDYRFSLLERVK, encoded by the coding sequence GTGATTGTTTCCATGATTGCCGCACTGGCAAATAACCGCGTCATTGGTTTAGACAATAAGATGCCGTGGCATTTACCTGCCGAGTTACAACTGTTTAAACGTGCCACGTTAGGTAAGCCGATTGTAATGGGGCGTAATACCTTTGAATCAATTGGTCGTCCATTACCGGGTCGTTTAAATATCGTATTAAGTCGCCAAACAGATTATCAACCAGAAGGGGTGACTGTTGTGGCGACCTTGGAAGATGCTGTGGTGGCGGCGGGTGATGTGGAAGAGTTAATGATCATTGGTGGTGCGACGATTTATAACCAGTACTTGGCTGCTGCGGATCGTTTGTATTTGACGCATATTGAATTAACGATCGAAGGGGATACTTGGTTCCCTGATTATGAGCAGTACCATTGGCAAGAAATTGAACATGAGTCTTATGCGGCAGATGATAAAAACCCGCATGATTACCGTTTTAGTTTACTCGAGCGAGTGAAGTAG
- a CDS encoding heme ABC transporter ATP-binding protein — protein sequence MTNPVLHCQQLNYSIAGKCIFNDLNLTLDEGEFLAVLGPNGAGKSSLFKAITGELQPSSGTIFLNGEMRSNINRSEIARTLAVLPQSASLSFSFQVIDVVLMGGLQADCGQAKVQAFADTILAEQEIDHLRARTYPTLSGGEKQRVHFSRVLLQLAVGNKNKPQILLLDEPTAALDINYQHQLLKTAKHLAQTGVAVIAVLHDLNLAAKYADRIILLKDGNICANGCAKQVVTTDNIRHVYGYESTVINHAEFSHPIIM from the coding sequence ATGACAAACCCGGTTCTGCATTGCCAGCAGTTAAATTATAGTATTGCCGGTAAATGTATTTTTAATGATCTCAATTTGACGTTAGATGAAGGGGAGTTTTTGGCTGTGCTTGGTCCTAATGGTGCGGGTAAAAGTTCGTTGTTCAAAGCCATCACCGGTGAGTTGCAACCCTCCTCGGGGACAATATTCTTAAACGGTGAAATGCGCAGCAATATTAATCGGAGTGAGATAGCTAGGACGCTGGCAGTATTGCCACAAAGCGCCAGCTTAAGTTTCTCATTTCAAGTGATTGATGTGGTGCTGATGGGCGGTTTACAGGCAGATTGTGGTCAAGCTAAAGTACAAGCATTCGCTGATACGATCTTAGCTGAACAAGAGATCGACCATTTAAGAGCACGTACTTACCCGACATTATCGGGTGGTGAGAAACAGCGGGTGCATTTTTCTCGGGTATTATTACAGTTAGCTGTGGGTAATAAGAACAAACCACAGATACTATTATTGGATGAGCCAACAGCGGCTTTGGATATAAATTATCAGCATCAATTATTAAAGACTGCCAAGCATTTAGCACAGACGGGGGTGGCGGTTATTGCGGTATTACATGATCTTAATTTGGCGGCCAAATATGCTGACCGGATCATTTTATTGAAGGACGGTAATATCTGCGCCAATGGCTGTGCCAAGCAAGTGGTGACAACCGATAATATTCGTCACGTTTATGGTTATGAAAGCACGGTGATTAATCATGCCGAGTTTTCACATCCAATTATCATGTAG
- the hutZ gene encoding heme utilization protein HutZ: protein MMMNKQERLENRLQPKIAAFREERQTLILSTLSADGYPHISYAPFVRLADGYYILISEIAEHTQNLLMNPNLSFMLLEDEQGAKQIFARHRLTYKANAAVIDRESDTWAQAIPALEARFGEIITNLSGLSDFRLFRIEPQTGRYVRGFGKAYTVNGNDDIDFVHLEKGHQPIKEEAE, encoded by the coding sequence ATGATGATGAACAAACAAGAGCGCTTAGAAAATCGCTTACAACCGAAAATTGCAGCGTTTAGAGAAGAGCGTCAAACGTTAATTTTATCAACATTGAGCGCAGATGGGTACCCACATATCAGCTATGCACCCTTTGTTCGTTTAGCGGATGGTTATTACATTTTAATCAGTGAGATTGCAGAGCATACTCAGAATTTACTCATGAATCCGAATCTGTCTTTCATGCTATTAGAAGATGAGCAAGGCGCTAAACAAATCTTTGCCCGTCACCGTCTAACCTACAAAGCCAACGCTGCAGTGATTGATCGTGAAAGTGATACATGGGCACAGGCTATCCCAGCCTTAGAGGCACGTTTTGGTGAAATTATTACGAATCTAAGCGGGCTAAGTGATTTCCGTCTATTCCGTATCGAACCACAAACAGGTCGCTACGTGAGAGGTTTCGGTAAAGCGTATACGGTGAACGGTAATGACGATATTGACTTCGTGCACTTAGAAAAAGGGCATCAGCCGATCAAAGAAGAAGCTGAATAA
- the hutX gene encoding heme utilization cystosolic carrier protein HutX, which produces MHKNSTRNAIHQLMTDKPRLRSIEVALELNCSELEVIQTLPEQEVNMLPVEHAQGLLTDIADWGKVTCIIEVSGFVFEVKAPFPKGKNAYGYYNLLHDSDGLQGHLKLDNLSVIALLTRKVRGKLSYYVQFFDHKGNSVFKIYLGRDKNGEVNPEQIARFNALSTQTVCNETIAIVTN; this is translated from the coding sequence ATGCACAAAAACTCAACTCGGAATGCGATTCATCAGCTAATGACAGATAAACCTCGATTAAGAAGCATTGAGGTTGCACTTGAATTAAATTGCAGTGAACTTGAGGTGATCCAAACATTGCCAGAGCAAGAAGTGAATATGCTGCCAGTTGAACACGCACAAGGCTTATTAACCGATATTGCAGACTGGGGGAAAGTGACTTGTATTATTGAAGTCTCTGGTTTTGTCTTTGAGGTAAAGGCGCCATTCCCGAAAGGGAAAAATGCTTACGGTTATTACAATTTATTGCATGATAGTGACGGCTTACAAGGCCATCTCAAGCTTGACAATCTATCTGTAATTGCCTTACTTACCCGTAAAGTACGCGGTAAATTAAGCTACTACGTGCAATTCTTTGACCATAAAGGTAACAGCGTATTTAAGATTTACCTCGGTCGTGATAAAAATGGCGAAGTAAACCCAGAACAAATAGCACGTTTTAATGCACTATCAACGCAAACAGTCTGCAACGAAACTATCGCTATCGTTACTAATTAA
- the putP gene encoding sodium/proline symporter PutP: MIENNFIITATFLVYLAVMLGIGVYAYRQTKSSTDYFLGGRNLGPWPAALSAGASDMSGWLLLGLPGYAYAAGMEAIWLAGGLLIGTWLNWLIVAKRLRTYSIVTKSITLPEFLARRFKDNSKAIQICSAFFILMFFLFYTSSGLVAGGKLFETVFGLDYQLAVVLGTVCVVSYTLFGGFLAVSWTDLVQGLLMSAALLIVPFSAMDGSFSDLAAAMRDINPELLTIWQNSKGEDLSAIAIISLVAWGLGYFGQPHILARFKATRSNKDLVKARRIAVVWTSLSMFGAMLVGLVGLVYTNTNNITIADAETIFMLLVNSIFHPVIAGILLAAILAAIMSTADSQLLVSSSALAEDFYKQLIRPQATSEELVTVGRFGVVGLSIIALLLALNPDSSVLGLVSYAWAGFGAAFGPTLIISLYWRGMTRNGALAGIIIGAVTVVVWKQLSGGIFELYEIVPGIIFASLAIVIISLIGKQEDQSIHAQFDEFESGLDTMA, from the coding sequence ATGATTGAAAATAATTTCATTATTACAGCTACATTCCTTGTTTACCTTGCTGTTATGCTTGGTATCGGTGTGTATGCTTACCGACAAACCAAAAGTTCAACGGACTACTTTTTAGGTGGGCGTAATTTAGGTCCTTGGCCAGCAGCGCTATCTGCAGGTGCTTCTGATATGAGTGGTTGGTTATTACTTGGCTTGCCTGGTTACGCGTATGCAGCTGGCATGGAAGCGATCTGGTTAGCAGGTGGATTATTAATAGGTACTTGGTTAAACTGGCTAATCGTCGCAAAACGTTTACGAACCTACAGTATCGTCACTAAATCAATTACCCTGCCAGAATTCTTAGCGCGTCGTTTTAAAGACAACTCAAAAGCAATTCAAATTTGTTCGGCATTCTTTATCCTGATGTTCTTCTTGTTCTATACCAGCTCAGGCTTAGTCGCTGGCGGTAAATTATTTGAAACCGTATTTGGTCTAGATTATCAACTCGCCGTTGTACTCGGCACGGTATGTGTGGTCTCTTATACGCTATTCGGTGGTTTTTTGGCTGTTTCTTGGACTGATTTAGTACAAGGTCTATTGATGTCAGCCGCACTATTAATCGTGCCATTCAGCGCGATGGACGGTAGCTTTAGCGATCTAGCCGCAGCCATGCGTGACATTAATCCGGAACTACTGACCATATGGCAAAACAGCAAAGGTGAAGATCTGAGTGCGATTGCCATCATTTCATTAGTTGCTTGGGGCCTAGGTTACTTCGGTCAGCCACATATTCTTGCGCGTTTCAAAGCAACACGCAGCAATAAAGATCTTGTTAAAGCACGTCGTATTGCGGTTGTTTGGACTTCATTGTCTATGTTTGGTGCAATGTTAGTCGGTCTAGTGGGTCTGGTTTACACCAATACCAACAACATCACTATCGCTGACGCTGAAACTATCTTCATGTTATTAGTGAACAGCATCTTCCATCCTGTTATTGCTGGTATTCTGCTTGCCGCTATCTTAGCTGCAATCATGAGTACTGCAGATTCACAACTACTGGTATCATCATCCGCACTGGCTGAAGACTTCTACAAACAGTTAATTCGTCCACAAGCAACAAGTGAAGAACTTGTGACTGTTGGTCGTTTCGGTGTGGTCGGTCTGTCTATCATTGCATTGTTGCTGGCACTGAACCCTGATAGCTCGGTACTGGGTTTAGTATCTTATGCATGGGCTGGTTTTGGTGCCGCATTTGGTCCAACATTAATTATCTCACTATATTGGCGTGGTATGACGCGTAATGGCGCGCTTGCGGGTATTATTATTGGTGCGGTAACGGTTGTAGTATGGAAACAATTAAGTGGCGGTATCTTCGAGCTGTATGAGATCGTACCGGGTATCATCTTTGCTTCTCTAGCGATTGTTATCATTTCACTGATAGGTAAACAAGAAGACCAAAGTATCCATGCGCAATTCGACGAGTTCGAGTCTGGTTTAGATACAATGGCGTAA
- a CDS encoding symmetrical bis(5'-nucleosyl)-tetraphosphatase encodes MATYFVGDIQGCFDDLQHLLQQANFDPRQDQLWLTGDLVARGPKSLETLRFVKQLGSAAVTVLGNHDLHLLAIDAGLAKLNPKDKTQAIFAAEDKDELLLWLRQQPLLAYHDEFNIIMVHAGISPQWSQQQAKQYAEEVNEQLHGDNYLALLENMYGAQPDYWQEELQGFDRLRFIINAFTRMRFCAPDGQLEFHNKHSPATNNNIQHIPWYEVAGTHLDGAHVIFGHWAALEGHCSHKNATTLDTGCVWGNSLTMLRWDDKAVFTVPCPIYAT; translated from the coding sequence ATGGCAACTTATTTTGTTGGTGATATTCAAGGTTGTTTCGACGATCTACAACACCTGCTACAACAAGCAAATTTTGATCCACGCCAAGATCAACTTTGGTTAACCGGCGATCTTGTGGCCCGTGGTCCAAAATCACTAGAGACGTTACGCTTTGTGAAACAACTTGGCTCAGCAGCCGTTACTGTACTTGGCAATCATGACTTACATTTACTCGCAATTGATGCAGGATTAGCTAAGCTAAACCCTAAGGATAAGACTCAGGCTATATTTGCTGCTGAAGATAAAGACGAATTACTACTCTGGTTACGTCAGCAACCACTGCTTGCGTACCATGACGAATTCAATATTATTATGGTGCATGCTGGTATTAGCCCTCAATGGAGCCAGCAACAAGCAAAACAATATGCCGAAGAAGTTAATGAACAATTGCATGGTGATAACTACCTGGCATTACTCGAGAATATGTACGGTGCACAACCCGACTATTGGCAAGAAGAGTTACAAGGCTTTGACCGGCTACGTTTTATTATTAATGCATTTACCCGTATGCGGTTTTGCGCACCAGATGGACAGTTGGAGTTTCATAACAAGCATTCACCAGCAACCAATAACAATATCCAGCATATTCCTTGGTATGAAGTTGCTGGCACTCACCTGGATGGCGCCCATGTTATTTTTGGTCACTGGGCTGCATTAGAAGGCCATTGTAGTCATAAAAATGCGACAACACTTGATACTGGTTGCGTCTGGGGTAATAGCTTGACCATGTTGCGCTGGGACGACAAGGCAGTGTTTACCGTCCCCTGCCCCATATATGCAACTTAA